A part of Anabas testudineus chromosome 7, fAnaTes1.2, whole genome shotgun sequence genomic DNA contains:
- the aar2 gene encoding protein AAR2 homolog: MASNSTIDMDPDVALRLFEEGATLVLLGVPQGTELGIDCKSWQVGPRFRGVKMIPPGLHFLHYCSVNSPSCGGEIGPKTGLFLTLKPKEILLANWDPKEEDLDFSASKNEEEVSRIRATLRDLDPCLGPYPYEVMRKWVSLTDRLSEEVANNLQPLSGRICAYSDVVPETQFRHTKDRAEQPRNDTACQSMREGLDRLPRMKQREGTEMRFSVIPKKTYPPGATPAEITQCSLDFSYALETVLKDNYELQPLNLLGELQFAFVCFLIGNVYEGFEHWKRLLALLCRSEEAMRKHKELYLGLIAVLYHQLGEIPPDFFVDIVSQNNFLTSTLQDFFQFASGPGVDSTLRKRAEKFKAHLTKKFRWDFDVDQDDCAPVVVELPEGVTVD, translated from the exons ATGGCCAGCAACAGCACCATAGACATGGATCCAGATGTTGCTCTGAGGCTGTTTGAGGAAGGGGCCACCCTGGTGTTGCTGGGTGTCCCTCAGGGTACAGAGCTGGGAATTGACTGCAAGAGTTGGCAGGTGGGTCCTCGATTCCGCGGTGTAAAGATGATCCCTCCAGGCCTGCACTTCCTCCACTACTGCTCTGTTAACTCGCCAAGCTGTGGAGGAGAAATTGGCCCAAAGACAGGCCTCTTCCTTACTCTCAAACCCAAAGAGATCCTGTTGGCTAACTGGGATCCCAAAGAAGAAGACCTGGACTTCTCAGCGTCCAAGAACGAAGAGGAGGTGAGCCGCATCAGGGCGACTTTGCGAGACCTAGATCCCTGCCTGGGTCCCTATCCGTATGAGGTGATGAGAAAGTGGGTGTCCCTCACTGATCGTCTCAGCGAAGAGGTGGCCAATAACTTGCAGCCTCTGTCCGGTCGAATATGCGCTTACAGCGATGTCGTTCCTGAGACTCAGTTCAGACACACCAAAGACCGGGCAGAGCAGCCGAGGAACGACACCGCCTGTCAGAGCATGAGAGAGGGACTTGACCGGCTCCCTAGaatgaaacagagagagggcaCAGAGATGCGCTTCTCTGTTATCCCCAAGAAGACCTACCCACCAGGAGCAACACCAGCTGAGATCACCCAGTGCAGCCTGGACTTCAGCTATGCTCTGGAGACTGTGCTGAAGGACAACTATGAGCTGCAGCCTCTCAATCTGCTCG GTGAGCTACAGTTTGCCTTTGTATGTTTTCTGATTGGAAATGTTTACGAAGGCTTCGAGCACTGGAAGCGTCTCCTGGCTCTGCTGTGTCGCTCAGAGGAGGCCATGCGGAAGCATAAGGAACTCTATCTGGGGCTTATCGCCGTGCTCTACCACCAGCTCGGAGAAATCCCACCTGACTTCTTTGTCGACATTGTGTCACAGAACAATTTCCTCACCTCCACGCTGCAG gaCTTTTTCCAGTTTGCCAGTGGACCTGGTGTAGACAGCACACTTCGTAAGAGAGCAGAGAAGTTCAAAGCCCACCTGACCAAGAAGTTTCGCTGGGACTTTGATGTAGACCAGGACGACTGTGCACCCGTGGTGGTGGAGCTGCCTGAAGGTGTTACAGTGGACTGA